Part of the Caretta caretta isolate rCarCar2 chromosome 7, rCarCar1.hap1, whole genome shotgun sequence genome is shown below.
gtttgttagtctctaaggtgccacaaggactctgtGTTGTTTTTATCTAAATTATAGTTAATTTGCCCTTTTTTGCCTGAAACATGACATAATTTTCTTTTATATGGAGGCAGTGGGAAGGGAGACAGGAGAGggctaaattccattttcagttATGGTCTATGGGCTGGAGCATATGTTTTGGACTACATATTACCCTCAAATCACAGCAGCTCTGTCTGTGATATCAAGGAGAGGTTTTGCACAAAGATCAAGGGTCACATATAGCTTTTATGTAGTAACTAAACTCACTTATTCAACTGACTTCAGCATCTCTCAGTGGGAGAATTTGCTTCTCTTTAGGAACCTATTTGTTTCTCCTCCTTCCTCAACCtcctttctgtttctttccctctttcttgTCTTTCCTCCTTCCTTTGTTCTGCTTTTCCCACCACCCATGGGGTTCATACTGACCCAGTTCCCCATAAACTGATCAGCAATGAAAGTTTATGATATGTCCATCGTCAAAATTAGGCTTTTTAGAGTGACATCCTTatgctttgaaccaaggactggtGCGGTCACATCTCTCAGTCCcagtctacacacagtttttgtactgatttaactatttTGATTAGGGTGTGTGTAATAAATTACTAAATAGTTAAAGCTGTACAACCTCGACTGGAGACATAGTTATACTATAGAGAGAGATGCCTTATACTGGTTGATAGCTTATTCCCATAAGCATAAGGAGCATAAAGTAATACCAGAATAATCACCTTTGATATACGTATGTTTTCAAATGGATATATAGTTAAAAGCAATACAAAAATTGTGTTAAGTATTGTTTCTGGCTGTTTACAAAGTTAGGCAGACAACACAGCATTAATTACACAGGGTTCACATTTGGATTGGCAGGATCACTtcacaaccatgagagctagaagaAACATATTTTTCAGAGTTGCTCACACTCGTGATTTTATTGTGAgccttgtgatattttctgtgttttaaCCTTGTGAACTACAGGTTTCTCGTGAATTTTTGCACTTGTTCCAAAGGGTTGCCATCTTCCATCAGTTTCAACAGGACTGAAGCAACAGGCAAGATAGCCAATATTTTCCTACAGATTTTGCATGAGGAAGTGTGGCTACCCCCAATAAAGATGGCCATTGTTTTCAATGGTACGGAAGTTAAGATACTGTAGGAAATTGTgagaaggagcaggagggagcctgggagggggagatggaaaTATGGGGATTCAGAACAGAGAGAAGAGGATGTGCAGGGGATGGAGGGGGCCCCAGGAGGTTATCAGAGGGGAAACTGGGGAATATGAAGAAGTAGCAGGGTCAGAGGGGTTCTGCGGGGCAGGAGGAAGACTGAGGCGTGTGCTGGGGAATGTGGAGGAAAGGTGGCAATTAAAGGGGAGATTGgggagcttggggtgcaggaggagacaggagactgtgggtgcagaaggggagcTGAGAGGAGCAAGGGAGAAGGAGTGGGAAttggagggggcaggcagggccaaTCAGAGCGGGGGCCAGGAAGgtcatttggcctgggcctcaagctcaaaggagGCCTCAGATTTAGACACtggttaattttttggcatttgagaagtttcacaacttgtttttatgcgcatCCCTATCAGACCAAAAGGTgacacactctctcagcttacagagtaacagccgtgttagtctgtattcgcaaaaagaaaaggagtacttgtggcaccttagaaactaaccaatttatttgagcataagctttcgtgagctacagctcacttcatcggatgcatactggggaaagtgtagaagatcttattatatacacacaaagcatgaaacaatacctcctcccaccccactctcctgctggtaatagcttatctaaagtgatcactctccttacaatgtgtatgataatcaaggtgggccatttccagcacaaatccaggttttctcacacacacacaccccacacacaaactcactctcttgctgataatagcttatccaaagtgaccactctccttacaatgtgtatgataatcaaggtgggccatttccagcacaaatccagggtttaacaagaacgtctgggggggggaggggggggagaggaggtaggaaaaaaaaagCTTAGAGCTGCCAATGTAAGCAagtaagagatgtgatttggtaaaagacataataGGAAGGGGAGTGCTGGCGGGGGGCACATGCCAGGCAGAGTTTAAATCTCACAGACCAACCCATGCAAGTTATTTCTAGATCCCCAGGAACTGTAAACCAAGCTCAGGATTTGGGATTGGTGACGGGGCGCGGGTGGCAATAGGGACTCTGCGCTCTTTGCCTCCTTTGGTTTTCCCCCGGCCCGCGCTCCGCTCCAGCCCCAGCGCTCCAGGGAGCCCCTTCCTCCCTTCCGTAACACCACCGTGATCCAGGTGCCGGGTTTTCCCCCGCGCCCCGCCCGGCTCCGCTCTGGAGTTTCTGTTCCGGGTTTCCCCCGCctcccgcccggcccggccccgccccgcggcTCCGGTTTCAGCCGCTGCTACAGGGACCCCCAAGATGGAAACGCAGGGGCTGCCCGCGGTGGAGGCGGCCCAGGCCCGGCCCGACACCCAACATGGCGGCGGTGCCGCGGCACCGAGCGCCCCGCCCGCCGGCCGCCTGCCCCAGCAGGAGCCGGAGCCGCCGCCGCCCGAGTGGGACCCGGCCGCCGCCTCGGGCCTGTACATGAGCTTCCCGGTGATGCTgctggaggagaagcaggagcCGGGCCCCAGCGCcgccgcccccggcccccccccggcGCCCGGCCCCGACAGCGACGGGCTCCTGCTCGTCTTCAACCTGGTGCGGGGCGCGGCGGAgccgggggccgggccgggcggcggGGAGAGCGGCCGCACCGAGCCTCCccggggggagcaggaggaggctcccgggccggccccgccgccgccgctgctgccCCCGCCGCCGGGCCCCGGCGCGTCTGCTGCGCCGCTCCGGCGGGGAGCGGAGGCGGCGGAGGGCGCGGGCCAGGCCGGCGCGGGCCCCGGCGCCTTCTCCGGCACCATCACCATCAACAACCAGAGCCTGCTGGTGCGGATCGAGAACGGGGTCCTGACCCTGGGGCCGGGCGCCGCCGAGCCGGGGCCGCCTGCTCCCGCCGGGGCCGCGCCGGAGCCGGCCGCCCCTCACGTCCCGTCGCCGCGGCCCAGCCGGGCCGAGCCCCCCGGCTCTGAGGGGGAGGTCGCGGCCCCGGCCTCGGGGGGCTCCCGGGCGCTGCTGGTCTATCACTGCCCCGAGCCCCGCTGCACCGAGACCTTCTCCCGCAAGCAGCAGGTGCGGCTGCACCGGCAGGCGGCTCATGGGGGGCCCGGGGCGGGCGGCGGCGGGCGGGCGGCGCGGCCCTTCGGCTGCCCGGTGCCCGGCTGCGCCTGGTCCTTCGCCACCGCCTACAAGCTGCGGCGCCACCTGCACTCTCACGACAAGCTGCGGCCCTTCGCCTGCGCCGCGCCCGGCTGCACCAAGCGCTTCACCACGGTCTACAACCTGCGGGCGCACGGGCGGGCGCACGAGCAGGAGGCGGCGCACAAGTGCGAGGCCTGCGGGCAGCGCTTCCCCAGCGCTGCCCGCCTCGGCGCGCACCAGCGGCGGAGCCACCTGGAGCCCGACCGGCCCTACCGCTGCGAGTTCCCCGGTAATCGTCTTCTCCGGCTGGCCTCTGGGTCTCGCCTTTCCTCTCGGGCCTTACTGGGGATGGGGGTGCGCTTCGTGCCTAGGCACTGGCACAGTCCCATGCCCCGAGAGACCTACACCCGGCCGGCCACCCTCCCGGGTGAAACTGGTCTGTGGAcgccccagccccacctatgGTCCTGGGACTTGTGAGATCTATGCCGGGGGCCTGCCTGAGAGAAATGGGCCGGGAACTGAATTACAGCATTGGTGGGACCACTGGGGGTCACCTGCCTCTTTGGAACAGGGAGGAGAGCTGGTTTATGTGGGGAGACTTCATAGAGCAGCTGCCTTGCTGGCGGCAGGGGTGTCGCAGTTCTGACCCAAGAGGCAGACATCCCCTTTAGACACACCTAGAATTGTTCATGAATCAGTCCTGTCGGGCAGCTGCCTGATTAAACATCAAGCAATGCTGATCTTGTTCAGACCCATTAAGGGGTGTATCTTATGCAATATTCTACATAACTTCAAATAGTATATGAATGTGTCTCATCCATTGGTGATTGAAGGAGGTTCTGTTTCTAGCCCTGTCATGAACAAATCGATATCTTCACAGCCTGCCAAGCAATCTTTTCAAATAGTCTAAATCATGgatatttttgattaaatgtaGGTGAGGTACTTACTTGAGCACTACCATACTGCAGTGTTTCTTTGGGATCAGCTGGTATATTTATATGCAAGGATGGCTAACCTGGAGTCCCTTCTTTAGACTGTCTTGTAGGTTTGATACCATGCTTATCCTGCCTGATGGTCATCTCTAGCTTgcttaataacaggtttcagaataacagccctgttagtctgtattcgcatccgatgaagtgagctgtagctcacgaaagcttatgctcaaataaattggttagtctctaagttgccacaagtactccttttcttctagcttgCTTGTGCTGCCACCTTTCTATTTCCATCTGATGTTTGGGATGGACAGTTGGAATCTTTTGATCTCCATCTTCTGTCCCTTGTCGGAGAGAGATATCTCAAAGTTTTCTGATTGAATAACAGCAGAAAGGAAAAGGATATCACTCAACATATCCACATTAGACTTACATAGTGCTTTGATCAATGTACAACAATAGTAGAACAATTTTTTAATCTGTGAGCACTTTCCTCACTGTTGTCTTCTAATCTGTTGATGTGCATCAGTCCACCAGCTTTTCTAAATGACTACATCTTCTTTTTTGAGCAGTGTATCTTAAATTATACTGGTTCTGCTTTTCTCTGTGCCCAAAACATGCCATGTCTAGGTGGATATTCAATTCCAGCCCATAGTTGCAAACCCTGAAGTATGGTGTagagcaagggttctcaaactgggggttgtgaatGACCCCTCGGGGTCGCAATCCATCAGCATCCACACTTAAGCCCCACTTAgcctccagcatttacaatagtgttaaatgtaaaaaaagtgttcttaatttataaggggggggggtcacgctcagaggcttgctgtgtgaaagggagtCACCAAtcgaaaagtttgagaaccactggtatagagttTTTTCCTATTTTGTGTGTCACACTGAGCTAAGATGATGTTCCCCTCTTTCCATAGGTTGTGAGAGAACCTTTATCACAGTGAGTGCATTATTTTCTCATAATCGAGCCCACTTCAGAGAGCAAGAACAGTTCTCCTGCTCTTTCCCTGGTTGTAGCAAGCAATATGACAAAGCCTGCCGACTGAAAATCCATATGAGAAGTCATACAGGTATTCATCAGGATAGTTCATAAATTGGGTCAGCTGAATGCATAAAGAAATAGTGGGTCAAATGCCGACTCAAGCTTTAGCCATTTATAAAAGCAGTCTTTACAAACCTAACGCcaataagaattttttaaaaatgtcaatagAAACACCCCTGAAATGTTTGTGACCAAGAGTTGGAAGAGCGAGAACCTGAAAATGACTCTAAACAACTGTCCGTGACTTATAAGTGACAGTCAGCTTCATCTTGTCAAGTTAAAAAAGAAACTTAAGTTAAAAGTAGTTCTATACCTTTCCCTCTGTCTTCTGTCATTTTTTGTGGCTTTACAATCACACTTCCTTGTCTCTTAACAGTCTTTTTCTCTGTTGTTACTGTGTGAAAGATTATGGAAACAGGAGGAAATTGACTATAGACCAAGTGCTATCGCTTGCATAGAGCAAACTGCAAGAGTAGAGAAATATTTTACTAATTTTAAGTGTTTACAACAATAGTTGGTAAAAACCTCTTCAAGGAGAAGTGGATTTTATTGACTTTTTAAGTGTACTGCGTTTTAGTTTGGACAACAAAACATAACTGAGAGAAATGGgtgaaaaacaaacccacacaaaCTGCTACATAAACAGTGAGAAGCAAATTGGGTTTTAAAAAATCTGGTTGTCCAAATTAATATAGGGCTATCTCCTGCAGTTGGATCTATGTAGGTGGATCCATGCACCCACATAGAGTGCCTTCGGGTTCCATGGGAGCTTAGGAGTCTGCCCATGCAGATCCAATTGCAGGACATGGCTAGTAGATAAGGAAACTTGTTTGATAACtgtaaaatgatattttaatttctttagcTTTTTAAAGTAACTGAGGGTATGTCAACACGGGGGAAAAAGACAttgcagtgagtctcagagcctaagtcaactgacttgggcttgcgctacagagctaaaaatagccatgtggaCATTCCTGCTTGGCAGTGAAACCTGAGGAGGGTTTccgagcccaggctccagccagagtggaacgtctgcactgctatttttagcccctacAGTATGAGCCTGAGTCCAGGGACCCAGGCTTGGAGACTCGTtgtaggggggaggggaggattggGTTGCAGTTAGATGTCCCTTAAACTTCTCTGAGACTTCACAATATCAGCATGTATTTTTGTTACTATATGAttaaatgtgacttttttttaggTGAAAGGCCCTTTATCTGTGATTCTGAAGGTTGTGGCTGGTCTTTCACCAGCATGTCCAAGCTACTAAGACATaaaaggtaaaaaaacaaaaagtagttatgcttaaaaacaaaacccaacacatAGCTTACTTGTCAGATCTTCGCATTGGCTAAACATGTTTTAATGCAGATAATTGTTTTAAGAGTGAATTTTAAAATCAGAGTGGTTGTAATTGATGCTAGAAATGAGAACATAGTGAACTTAAGTTTGGGAATAGTAATCTCCCTTTTTTGTAGGAAACATGAAGATGACAGGAGGTTTACATGTCCAATAGAAGGCTGTGGGAAATCCTTCACAAGAGCAGAACACTTGAAAGGCCACAGTATAACTCACCTAGGCACAAAACCATTTGAATGTCCAGTGGAAGGTACGGTTTGTTTGTGGTCCTGTGTGCTGTTACTAGAGCACATGAGGCTTTGGTAGGTGCAAGGTCCTGCCCAGTTAAGGCTCAATGAAGGAGTGGAGCCTTGGGTATTTCAAGtcatgttttacttttttttaagccTCTTTGTagcttattttttaaagaacatcTAATTGAATAAATCACATTGTCCCAGACGTGAAGGAGGCAGGGGAAATGGCTAGCAGATCATTGTCACTTGATTTTTCTTATCAGTTAGTGACTAAAGGAAATCAACTTTAGATTTAAGACTGTGATACTGTCCAGACACTATATTTATCTTTTCAGCTAACTAATTGTACCCTAGGGATAAACTGCTtgtgaaaaattattttgatGTGTGGCTGCAGGAGGGAAGAATCACAAGCAAtgtaaaaatgaagatgtttgctCAGCATCTGATTGCTGTTCAGATTAATCTAATAGGCTGGTTGGTCATATTTAACATGGATAGAAAGTCATGCAGAAGAGTTATAATGGCCTTTTTCTATAACTCTGTAGTACATTTACCCTCCAGTACTAGTGGTCACCTTG
Proteins encoded:
- the ZXDC gene encoding LOW QUALITY PROTEIN: zinc finger protein ZXDC (The sequence of the model RefSeq protein was modified relative to this genomic sequence to represent the inferred CDS: inserted 1 base in 1 codon; deleted 1 base in 1 codon), yielding METQGLPAVEAAQARPDTQHGGGAAAPSAPPAGRLPQQEPEPPPPEWDPAAASGLYMSFPVMLLEEKQEPGPSAAAPGPPPAPGPDSDGLLLVFNLVRGAAEPGPGRAAGRAAAPSLPGGSRXEAPGPAPPPPLLPPPPGPGASAAPLRRGAEAAEGAGQAGAGPGAFSGTITINNQSLLVRIENGVLTLGPGAAEPGPPAPAGAAPEPAAPHVPSPRPSRAEPPGSEGEVAAPASGGSRALLVYHCPEPRCTETFSRKQQVRLHRQAAHGGPGAGGGGRAARPFGCPVPGCAWSFATAYKLRRHLHSHDKLRPFACAAPGCTKRFTTVYNLRAHGRAHEQEAAHKCEACGQRFPSAARLGAHQRRSHLEPDRPYRCEFPGCERTFITVSALFSHNRAHFREQEQFSCSFPGCSKQYDKACRLKIHMRSHTGERPFICDSEGCGWSFTSMSKLLRHKRKHEDDRRFTCPIEGCGKSFTRAEHLKGHSITHLGTKPFECPVEGCCAKFSARSSLYIHSKKHLQDVDSSKTRCPVSSCNKLFTSKHSMKTHMVKQHNFSPDLLTQLEATSSLTPSSELTSPGQSDLSNIDLVSLFSNVSGNNSGIATDMALVNSGIVTIDVASVGSTLGGNLSVSSNSLGQTVDPLILVTSSDIPHSLDSSLLMGTTATVLQQSTSNLDDVQTVNAEALGSLASLSVKNSSQDLHGLTSSNNLTIDTTTLTPSSSLGGSSGPELLTPTKAERNLLPSSDVVGQQEGSKVVTQFVFSNPPGSYSAQKEMDLSTVTCSSFLESGGSARTDYRAIQLAKKRKQKGNGSSTAASNSGQRKSKGGKVSPTSFSSTSHGNRLCGNIILPNGGLTIRDPATGAQYVQIQLLQDDPPGEGDLPFQLSSQSSSSHSQLTVDLPVHILQEPHNSTEDDAGSDNSQFTGSTINLQDLE